In Nocardioides marinus, one DNA window encodes the following:
- the gmd gene encoding GDP-mannose 4,6-dehydratase, with product MRRALITGITGQDGSYLAELLLGKGYEVHGLIRRASTFNTSRIDHLYQDPHSEGAKLFLHYGDLSDGARLVTLMHEIQPTEVYNLAAQSHVRVSFDEPEHTGDTTGVGAMRLLEAVRLAGVDCRYYQASSSEMFGATPPPQNEETPFYPRSPYGAAKVYAYWVTKNYREGYGTFAVNGILFNHESPRRGETFVTRKITRAVARIKAGLEDHVYLGNLDAVRDWGYAPEYVEGMWRMLQADEPDDFVLATGGNFTVRDFVVTAFEHAGLDWEKHVRFDERYLRPTEVDALIGDASKAEAKLGWKAAVQTDELARIMVDADIAALEHEGRPWYDQVALEGWPKIGNPGITGV from the coding sequence ATGCGACGCGCACTCATCACCGGCATCACCGGCCAGGACGGCTCCTACCTGGCCGAGCTGCTGCTCGGCAAGGGCTACGAGGTCCACGGGCTCATCCGCAGGGCGTCGACGTTCAACACCTCCCGCATCGACCACCTCTACCAGGACCCGCACTCGGAGGGCGCGAAGCTCTTCCTGCACTACGGGGACCTGTCCGACGGCGCGCGACTGGTGACGCTCATGCACGAGATCCAGCCGACCGAGGTCTACAACCTCGCGGCCCAGTCGCATGTGCGGGTCAGCTTCGACGAGCCCGAGCACACCGGGGACACCACCGGCGTCGGGGCCATGCGCCTGCTCGAGGCCGTCCGGCTGGCCGGCGTCGACTGCCGCTACTACCAGGCCTCCAGTTCGGAGATGTTCGGCGCGACGCCGCCGCCGCAGAACGAGGAGACGCCGTTCTACCCGCGCTCCCCGTACGGGGCGGCGAAGGTCTACGCCTACTGGGTGACGAAGAACTACCGGGAGGGATACGGCACGTTCGCCGTCAACGGCATCCTGTTCAACCACGAGTCCCCCCGCCGTGGCGAGACGTTCGTGACCCGCAAGATCACGCGCGCAGTGGCCCGGATCAAGGCCGGGCTGGAGGACCACGTCTACCTCGGCAACCTCGACGCCGTCCGTGACTGGGGCTACGCCCCGGAGTACGTCGAGGGCATGTGGCGGATGCTGCAGGCCGACGAGCCGGACGACTTCGTGCTGGCCACCGGCGGCAACTTCACCGTGCGTGACTTCGTGGTCACGGCGTTCGAGCACGCCGGCCTGGACTGGGAGAAGCACGTCCGCTTCGACGAGCGCTACCTGCGGCCCACCGAGGTCGACGCGCTCATCGGCGACGCCTCCAAGGCCGAGGCCAAGCTCGGATGGAAGGCCGCGGTGCAGACCGACGAGCTGGCCCGGATCATGGTCGACGCCGACATCGCGGCGCTCGAGCACGAGGGGCGCCCGTGGTACGACCAGGTGGCGCTCGAGGGCTGGCCGAAGATCGGCAACCCCGGGATCACCGGTGTCTGA